The Manihot esculenta cultivar AM560-2 chromosome 1, M.esculenta_v8, whole genome shotgun sequence genome has a window encoding:
- the LOC110610306 gene encoding nucleobase-ascorbate transporter 7 produces the protein MAGGGGGAAPPPKQEELQPHPAKDQLPNIAYCITSPPPWPEAILLGFQHYLVMLGTTVLIPTTLVPQMGGGNEEKAKMIQTLQFVAGLNTLFQTMFGTCLPAVIGGSFTYLPTTISIVLAGRYSDILSPQEKFEKIMRGIQGSLIVASTLQIVVGFSGLWRNVARFLSPLAAVPLVALSGFGLYEFGFPLLAKCVEIGLPQIIFLVIFSQYLPHLIPGERAVFDRFAVIFSVIIVWIYAHLLTVGGAYKNSGPKTQISCRTDRAGIISGAPWIRVPYPFQWGAPTFDAGEAFAMMTASFVSLVESTGVFIAVSRYASATPLPPSILSRGVGWQGVGILFSGIFGTGSGSAVSVENAGLLALTRVGSRRVVQISAGFMIFFSILGKFGAVFASIPAPIVAALYCLFFAYVGSGGLSFLQFCNLNSFRTKFILGFSVFMGLSVPQYFNEYTAINGYGPVHTGARWFNDMINVPFSSEPFVAGILAFFLDITLHQKDNATKKDRGMHWWDRFRSFKTDTRSEEFYSLPFNLNKFFPSV, from the exons atgGCAGGAGGTGGAGGAGGAGCCGCGCCGCCGCCAAAACAGGAAGAGTTGCAGCCACATCCAGCGAAGGATCAACTGCCTAACATTGCTTACTGCATTACGAGTCCTCCTCCTTGGC CTGAGGCAATTCTGCTTGGTTTCCAACACTACTTGGTGATGCTTGGGACAACAGTGCTCATACCCACTACTTTAGTTCCCCAAATGGGAGGAGGAAAT GAAGAAAAAGCAAAGATGATTCAAACTTTGCAATTTGTGGCTGGATTGAATACGTTGTTCCAAACAATGTTTGGTACTTGCCTACCTGCAGTAATTGGAGGCTCTTTTACCTATTTGCCAACCACCATTTCAATTGTTTTGGCTGGTCGATATAGTGACATTTTGAGTCCCCAGGAG aaatttgagaagataATGCGTGGAATTCAAGGTTCACTTATTGTGGCCTCAACTCTACAAATTGTTGTTGGCTTCAGTGGCCTTTGGCGTAATGTTGCAAG GTTCTTGAGTCCATTAGCGGCTGTTCCTTTGGTCGCTTTATCTGGTTTTGGGCTCTATGAATTTGGTTTTCCTCTG CTTGCAAAATGTGTGGAGATTGGACTGCCACAGATCATCTTTCTAGTTATTTTCTCACAG TATCTACCTCATTTGATACCGGGAGAAAGAGCTGTATTTGATCGCTTTGCCGTAATATTCTCAGTGATTATTGTGTGGATTTATGCTCATCTCCTTACTGTTGGTGGGGCATACAAGAATTCTGGACCAAAAACTCAAATAAGCTGTCGAACTGATCGTGCAGGGATTATAAGTGGTGCCCCATG GATAAGAGTTCCATATCCTTTCCAATGGGGAGCTCCCACATTTGATGCTGGAGAGGCCTTTGCAATGATGACCGCATCATTTGTTTCCCTTGTAGAG TCAACTGGCGTTTTCATTGCTGTGTCAAGATACGCAAGTGCCACTCCATTGCCACCTTCCATACTTAGCCGTGGTGTTGGTTGGCAG GGAGTAGGAATTCTCTTCTCTGGGATATTTGGAACTGGGAGTGGATCAGCAGTATCTGT GGAAAATGCTGGTTTGTTGGCACTGACGCGTGTTGGAAGCCGAAGGGTTGTCCAAATATCAGCAGGGTTTATGATTTTCTTTTCCATTCTTG GCAAATTTGGTGCTGTCTTTGCTTCAATTCCGGCTCCAATTGTTGCAGCTCTATATTGCCTTTTCTTTGCATATGTTG GTTCAGGAGGTCTAAGTTTCCTTCAGTTCTGTAACTTAAACAGCTTCAGGACAAAGTTTATTCTTGGATTCTCTGTTTTCATGGGCTTATCAGTACCACAATACTTCAACGAGTACACAGCAATTAATGGTTATGGCCCAGTCCACACTGGAGCAAGATGG TTCAACGACATGATAAATGTGCCATTTTCATCAGAACCTTTTGTTGCTGGCATATTGGCATTCTTCCTGGATATTACATTGCACCAGAAAGACAATGCAACAAAGAAGGACAGAGGTATGCATTGGTGGGACAGGTTCCGATCATTCAAGACGGACACGAGAAGCGAAGAGTTCTATTCTCTTCCTTTCAATCTGAACAAGTTCTTCCCATCTGTGTGA